The sequence CACACCTAATACAATCCACATACTTTTATTTTTCATTTTAAATACTTCCTTCTCTCATTCATAATATAAAAAACCTCCTTCATATATATAACAATTTAGAAGGAGGTTTTCTTACAGTTTTACACACTATTTAAATTATTTAATAATTACTTGCCTATTTTGTTCTCTCTACCATAATAAAACAAATATTGTTGAGCATACCCAGCCAGTTCTCCAAAATGAGTAGCAGCAAATTCTTGAATTTTATCTAATTTGGATTCTTCTTTTAGATACATATGTTCAACAATTCTTTTAATCCACACATCTGTGGGAAATACTTCTGTTCTTCCAAGTCCATATAATAAGACGCAGTCTGCTATTTTATTCCCAACCCCTTTGATTGAAATAAGTTTTTCTCTAGCTTCTGATGTAGATGCTTTCTTTAGTTCGTTAATATCGATTTCTCCACTTGCAACTTTTTGACTTGTATCTAAGATGTAGGGTGCTCTAAATCCTGTTTTGCAATTTCTTAAGGCTTCATCTGTGGTACCTGCTAATTGTTCAGGTGTAGGGAAGGAATAATAGTCGACCCCGTTATGTTCACCAATGATGGTGCCATATTCTTTTGATAGATTTTCAATGACTTGTTTTATATGAGTAATCTGTTTGTTTTGGGAAATTATAAAGGATATAAGGGTTTCCCAGGTGTCTTGTTTTAAGATACGTATACCTTCTTTAACATTTATGGATTCTATTAAGTTACTATCTTTCGTAAGTAAAGTTTCTTTTATTGAATTATAGTCCGTATGAATATCTAAATAATTAGACCATATTTTTTCGAAATCTTCCATGGATGTATTGTATAGAATCACTTGA comes from Natranaerovirga pectinivora and encodes:
- a CDS encoding DNA-3-methyladenine glycosylase family protein, translated to MKILKDNNNLIIEDVKSFNIMQILECGQCFRFYKIGELDYLIIAHNRVLRVEQKDNQVILYNTSMEDFEKIWSNYLDIHTDYNSIKETLLTKDSNLIESINVKEGIRILKQDTWETLISFIISQNKQITHIKQVIENLSKEYGTIIGEHNGVDYYSFPTPEQLAGTTDEALRNCKTGFRAPYILDTSQKVASGEIDINELKKASTSEAREKLISIKGVGNKIADCVLLYGLGRTEVFPTDVWIKRIVEHMYLKEESKLDKIQEFAATHFGELAGYAQQYLFYYGRENKIGK